A genomic window from Desulfovibrio gilichinskyi includes:
- a CDS encoding DegT/DnrJ/EryC1/StrS family aminotransferase: MTQIQFLDVGWTYKTLAAKMDAAAKRVLESGWYVLGNEVKAFEKEFALYTGANHCIGTGNGLDSLELALRAAGVGAGDDVIVPSNTFIATWLAVTRTGANIIPVEPIEATYNIDPEKLEQALTPDTKAIIPVHLYGQPADMDKIMAFAEEHSLFVVTDAAQAHGAVYKGKMIGTLGHAAAFSFYPGKNLGAFGDGGAITTTDADLAKRIRSIGNYGSSEKYVHETLGFNSRLDELQAAFLRVKLDVLDDWNWRRRNIADIYLKGLKDTPLILPVVPQWAQPIWHLFVVRCEGRKGLITHLKENGIHTAIHYPTPPHKQGAYKHMGHLSLPISEAIHREVVSLPIGPHMTAEQAEYVVKTINEFYH, translated from the coding sequence GTGACTCAAATTCAATTTCTTGATGTAGGCTGGACCTACAAAACTCTTGCAGCTAAAATGGATGCAGCGGCAAAAAGAGTTCTCGAATCAGGGTGGTATGTATTAGGTAATGAAGTAAAAGCTTTTGAAAAAGAATTTGCGCTTTATACCGGAGCAAATCACTGCATAGGAACCGGAAACGGACTTGATTCTCTGGAACTGGCACTAAGAGCCGCAGGAGTGGGAGCCGGAGACGATGTAATCGTACCGTCAAACACTTTTATTGCCACATGGCTTGCGGTTACCCGCACAGGAGCTAATATTATTCCTGTAGAGCCGATTGAGGCCACCTATAATATCGATCCTGAAAAGCTTGAACAGGCTCTGACTCCTGACACAAAAGCGATCATCCCTGTTCACCTTTACGGTCAACCCGCAGATATGGACAAGATCATGGCCTTTGCTGAAGAGCACTCTCTTTTTGTTGTGACAGACGCAGCTCAGGCACACGGAGCTGTTTACAAGGGAAAAATGATCGGAACTCTAGGGCATGCCGCAGCGTTCAGTTTTTATCCCGGTAAAAACCTTGGTGCGTTCGGTGATGGTGGAGCTATTACGACCACGGATGCAGATCTCGCAAAAAGGATTCGTTCAATAGGTAATTACGGTTCATCAGAGAAATATGTACACGAAACTCTTGGATTCAACAGCCGCTTAGATGAGCTGCAGGCAGCCTTTCTACGCGTTAAACTTGATGTTCTGGATGACTGGAACTGGCGCAGAAGAAATATTGCGGATATCTATCTTAAAGGACTTAAAGACACCCCGCTGATTCTACCCGTTGTACCACAGTGGGCTCAGCCGATATGGCATCTTTTTGTCGTGCGCTGTGAAGGCAGAAAAGGACTCATTACTCATCTTAAAGAAAACGGGATTCACACAGCAATTCATTACCCGACTCCACCGCACAAACAAGGTGCATACAAGCACATGGGACACTTGTCCCTGCCGATAAGTGAAGCGATCCACCGCGAAGTTGTATCATTGCCCATAGGTCCGCATATGACTGCGGAGCAGGCGGAATACGTCGTAAAGACTATTAATGAATTTTATCACTGA
- a CDS encoding sugar 3,4-ketoisomerase — MINEDKPQLIDLPKIEDNRGNLTFIENSRHIPFDIKRVYYLYDVPGGESRGGHAHKELRQYIIAASGSFDVILDDGKNKTTFSLNRSYYGLYIPKMTWRELENFSSGSVCLVLASEYYDPSDYYYTYEDFLKAVNERDSNSIS, encoded by the coding sequence ATGATTAATGAAGACAAACCACAGCTTATCGATCTGCCCAAAATAGAAGATAACCGTGGCAACCTGACTTTCATTGAAAACAGTCGCCATATTCCCTTTGATATCAAAAGAGTGTACTATTTATATGACGTGCCCGGCGGTGAATCTCGCGGAGGCCATGCCCACAAGGAATTAAGACAATACATTATAGCTGCTTCTGGCAGTTTCGATGTTATACTGGACGATGGAAAAAACAAAACGACATTTTCACTCAATCGTTCCTACTACGGTCTTTATATTCCGAAAATGACATGGCGCGAATTAGAGAATTTTTCATCCGGCTCAGTTTGTCTTGTTCTTGCTTCAGAATATTATGACCCGAGTGATTATTACTATACTTATGAAGATTTTTTAAAGGCGGTGAATGAGCGTGACTCAAATTCAATTTCTTGA
- a CDS encoding glycosyltransferase family 2 protein: MNHITGLVLTYNGERLLDEALTSLSFCSDLLVIDSGSSDSTLEIAKKHNARVVHNDWNGAIEQHKFALTKITTPWVVTIDQDEIISPQLAESIINELENPSNVDGFYCARKSWYFNRFIRHSGWYPDKLFRIFRPEGITIGGIRPHEELRPKNKAGELSGDIIHYPYENFNQHLEKINSYTQDAAEDLYSRGKRASLGAAIGHGIGKFFKQYLLKLGFLDGRAGLIIAIHGFFYTFQKYIRLTELELKDKK; this comes from the coding sequence ATGAACCACATTACAGGATTAGTCCTGACTTATAATGGAGAACGGCTGCTGGATGAAGCTTTGACCAGCCTTTCATTTTGTTCCGACCTGCTGGTTATTGATTCCGGCTCATCAGATTCAACTCTTGAAATTGCAAAAAAACATAATGCACGAGTTGTTCACAACGATTGGAACGGCGCAATTGAGCAGCACAAATTTGCTCTTACTAAAATCACAACCCCATGGGTTGTAACAATTGATCAGGATGAAATTATTTCTCCTCAGCTGGCTGAAAGCATCATCAATGAACTTGAGAATCCTTCAAACGTGGACGGCTTTTACTGCGCCAGAAAATCATGGTATTTTAACAGATTCATCCGTCATAGCGGATGGTATCCCGACAAGCTTTTCCGTATATTTAGACCGGAAGGAATAACTATCGGTGGAATCCGGCCGCATGAAGAGCTTCGCCCTAAAAATAAGGCTGGAGAACTTTCCGGCGATATAATCCATTACCCTTATGAGAATTTTAACCAGCACCTTGAAAAAATTAACAGCTATACTCAAGACGCAGCCGAAGATCTGTATTCCCGCGGTAAACGCGCTTCACTCGGAGCGGCAATAGGGCATGGAATCGGTAAATTTTTTAAACAATACCTGCTTAAATTAGGATTTCTGGATGGCCGTGCGGGACTTATTATTGCAATTCACGGATTCTTTTACACCTTTCAAAAATATATCCGGCTAACTGAACTGGAGCTGAAGGATAAAAAATGA
- the fliM gene encoding flagellar motor switch protein FliM, with protein MSKILQQDEVDALLRGLSGGEVEAEQDIPDDDSGVVTFDLANQDRIIRGRMPVLEIVNDRFARLATNNLANTMRKRVDINPISIDMSKFGDFMRSLPVPTSLSIFKMDPLRGNAILVVDSRLVFALVESFFGGSGSQPKVEGRDFTPIEQAIVDRVVKIALSNLEDSWRPVHEVHLELIRSEVNPQFAAIVPPSDVVIVITFEVELENAIGSLIVCLPYSTLEPIRSKLHASFQSERLEIDHVWVSRFKERLLETPVELVVRLGRTKITGRQLVNLEEGDLLLLNTDEEDLVECEVEGVLKYYGIPGRVKANRALQITKAIEPKMT; from the coding sequence ATGAGCAAAATCCTTCAACAGGATGAAGTCGATGCCCTGCTTAGAGGCCTCTCCGGTGGAGAAGTTGAAGCTGAGCAGGATATACCGGATGATGATTCCGGTGTAGTTACATTTGACCTTGCGAATCAGGACCGCATTATTCGCGGTCGTATGCCCGTGCTCGAAATTGTTAACGACCGTTTCGCTCGTCTGGCAACGAACAACCTTGCCAATACCATGCGCAAAAGAGTTGATATCAACCCGATATCTATTGATATGTCCAAATTCGGGGACTTCATGCGCTCTCTGCCTGTACCGACCTCCCTTTCGATTTTTAAAATGGACCCGCTCCGCGGTAACGCTATTCTGGTTGTTGACTCACGCCTTGTTTTTGCTCTTGTGGAAAGTTTTTTCGGAGGTTCCGGTTCACAGCCGAAAGTTGAAGGACGAGATTTCACCCCCATTGAACAGGCTATAGTCGACCGTGTTGTCAAAATCGCCCTTTCAAACCTTGAAGATTCATGGCGGCCTGTTCATGAAGTGCACCTTGAGCTTATCCGCTCTGAGGTCAACCCGCAGTTTGCGGCAATTGTTCCGCCGTCTGATGTTGTCATAGTCATTACTTTTGAAGTTGAACTTGAAAACGCAATCGGCTCACTTATTGTATGCCTGCCATACTCGACCCTTGAGCCTATCCGCTCAAAACTCCACGCATCATTTCAGTCTGAAAGACTTGAAATCGACCACGTCTGGGTAAGCAGATTTAAAGAAAGACTTCTTGAAACTCCGGTTGAATTAGTTGTCCGCCTCGGCAGAACAAAGATTACAGGACGTCAGCTTGTAAATCTTGAGGAAGGAGACCTCCTGCTGCTTAACACAGATGAAGAAGATCTGGTTGAGTGTGAAGTTGAAGGCGTTCTGAAATACTATGGAATTCCCGGAAGAGTTAAGGCTAACCGCGCCCTACAGATAACAAAGGCCATTGAGCCTAAAATGACTTAA
- a CDS encoding M15 family metallopeptidase produces the protein MNRRTFLKTLCTVTAATSLCGVQTLAHASGTSRSLEDQDLKDYLHNMANFDLPHTGDIIVKNNQLAILNSTFKKLKRIQKTVGFGNFSILGFDEALRYADSNPSIGSFTKKELNFLDYTFNFDATNYGFYGKRPIDEITSQISQKDLVKISRTGNFLYRGQPYETYKSIKKLLGNKVYLTSGVRGIMKQFILFLAKASENNGNLSLASRSLAPPGYSFHGVGDFDVGERGLGAANFSIKFAGTETCTRLRNQGYLKLRYPKDNMLGVRFEPWHIKVKNFRP, from the coding sequence ATGAACAGACGAACGTTTCTAAAAACGCTTTGCACCGTTACAGCCGCAACCTCCTTGTGCGGAGTACAGACACTTGCCCATGCATCAGGAACGTCCCGCTCTTTAGAAGATCAGGATCTAAAAGACTACCTCCACAACATGGCTAATTTCGACCTGCCGCACACAGGTGATATTATCGTAAAAAATAATCAATTAGCCATTCTTAATTCCACATTCAAAAAACTTAAAAGAATTCAGAAAACTGTAGGCTTCGGGAATTTCAGTATACTAGGTTTCGACGAGGCTCTGCGTTATGCAGATAGCAATCCATCCATCGGCAGTTTCACCAAGAAAGAACTTAATTTTCTAGATTATACTTTTAATTTTGATGCAACAAACTACGGATTTTACGGTAAAAGACCAATCGATGAGATTACATCACAGATTTCCCAAAAGGATCTGGTTAAAATTTCCAGAACAGGTAATTTTTTATACCGCGGCCAACCTTATGAAACCTACAAATCGATAAAGAAGCTGCTGGGAAACAAGGTTTACCTCACCTCCGGAGTGCGAGGTATCATGAAACAATTCATCCTTTTTCTTGCAAAAGCCTCTGAAAATAATGGGAATCTCTCTCTTGCATCACGATCCCTTGCTCCTCCGGGATACTCCTTCCACGGTGTAGGAGATTTTGATGTCGGCGAAAGAGGACTCGGCGCGGCAAATTTCAGCATCAAATTTGCCGGAACTGAAACATGTACGAGGCTTCGCAATCAGGGATATCTTAAACTTCGCTACCCCAAAGACAATATGCTGGGAGTAAGGTTTGAACCTTGGCACATAAAGGTTAAAAATTTCCGGCCATAA
- a CDS encoding MucR family transcriptional regulator — MEDYLKEALEIVKAQASVRTMNEEEMTSMVRKLSAGIQAIAENTLPAKEEAPACDPKKSIKEKTIVCCECGKSFKIITKKHLASHNLTPDEYRERHDLKKKTPLVCKSLQRERRKKMKEMQLWTKRGQ; from the coding sequence GTGGAAGATTATCTTAAAGAAGCTTTGGAAATAGTCAAAGCACAAGCCAGCGTAAGAACTATGAACGAAGAAGAAATGACTTCAATGGTTCGTAAACTGTCTGCCGGTATTCAGGCGATTGCGGAAAATACACTGCCGGCAAAAGAAGAAGCACCAGCATGTGACCCTAAAAAATCTATTAAAGAAAAAACTATCGTATGTTGCGAATGCGGTAAATCTTTCAAGATTATCACTAAAAAGCACCTTGCTTCACATAATCTGACTCCTGATGAGTATAGAGAAAGACACGATCTTAAAAAGAAAACTCCTCTTGTTTGCAAATCACTGCAGCGTGAGCGCCGCAAAAAGATGAAAGAAATGCAACTTTGGACCAAACGCGGACAATAA
- a CDS encoding mannose-1-phosphate guanylyltransferase/mannose-6-phosphate isomerase: MIIPVILSGGSGTRLWPLSRKLYPKQLLDLTGNGSLLQATVHRGCGLKGAANPIIVCNESHRFMVAEQLRQINIHPDTIFLEPEGRNSAPAIAVSAFRVQAENPEALLLVMPSDHVFKDSAAFYAAVEDGVKNAENGDFVLFGIVPTSPETGYGYVRHGDAAEVSNVSPVKEFVEKPDYQTAQAYLESGEYFWNSGVFLFKPQVFLDKLKELEPELYEACRLSVEKARVDLDFVRLHEASFISCPAKSVDYAVMERVTNRVVVPLDSGWSDIGSWDSLMREFTDDENGNVFVGDVVTEGVTNSFLHSSGRIIGVVGMDNVVVVETDDAVLVADRKTAQDVKKLVETLSKAGREEVSVHRKVYRPWGSYERIDSGGRFQVKRIVVKPGGILSLQMHHHRAEHWVVVTGTASVLIGEKEMMLNEDQSTYIPIGVKHRLTNPGKIDLELIEVQTGSYLGEDDISRFEDVYGRSKEITKS, encoded by the coding sequence ATGATTATACCGGTAATTCTTTCAGGCGGAAGCGGAACCAGATTATGGCCGCTTTCCCGTAAATTGTACCCAAAGCAACTTCTTGATTTAACGGGAAACGGATCCTTGCTTCAGGCTACAGTCCATCGCGGATGCGGTTTGAAAGGGGCTGCAAATCCTATTATTGTGTGTAATGAATCTCACCGTTTTATGGTGGCCGAGCAGCTTAGGCAGATCAATATTCATCCCGATACAATATTTCTTGAGCCGGAAGGGAGAAATTCCGCTCCGGCAATCGCCGTTTCGGCTTTTCGTGTGCAGGCAGAAAACCCGGAAGCACTTTTATTGGTAATGCCGTCTGATCATGTTTTCAAAGATTCGGCAGCGTTCTATGCGGCAGTCGAAGATGGTGTAAAAAATGCAGAAAATGGTGATTTTGTCCTTTTCGGCATTGTTCCGACCTCTCCTGAAACAGGTTACGGATATGTTAGGCATGGGGATGCCGCTGAAGTAAGTAACGTTTCACCTGTCAAAGAATTTGTTGAAAAACCGGATTATCAAACCGCTCAGGCTTATCTTGAATCCGGAGAATATTTTTGGAATAGCGGCGTATTTCTTTTTAAACCGCAAGTTTTCCTTGATAAGCTAAAAGAACTTGAGCCGGAGCTCTATGAAGCATGTCGTCTTTCCGTTGAAAAAGCCCGTGTTGATCTTGATTTTGTAAGACTCCATGAAGCAAGTTTTATTTCATGTCCTGCAAAATCTGTTGATTATGCCGTAATGGAAAGAGTTACGAATAGAGTTGTTGTTCCTCTTGATAGTGGCTGGTCAGATATCGGATCATGGGATTCCTTGATGCGGGAGTTTACTGATGATGAAAATGGCAATGTCTTTGTAGGAGATGTGGTTACTGAAGGCGTGACAAACAGTTTCCTCCATTCATCCGGAAGAATTATCGGTGTTGTCGGTATGGACAATGTTGTGGTCGTCGAAACTGATGACGCCGTATTAGTGGCTGACCGCAAAACTGCTCAGGATGTTAAAAAGCTGGTTGAAACTCTCAGCAAAGCCGGACGGGAAGAAGTTTCTGTTCATCGCAAAGTGTACCGACCGTGGGGTTCCTATGAGCGGATTGATTCCGGGGGCAGATTTCAGGTTAAACGTATTGTTGTGAAACCGGGCGGGATACTTTCCTTGCAGATGCATCATCACAGGGCGGAACACTGGGTTGTTGTCACGGGAACCGCAAGTGTCCTTATAGGTGAAAAAGAGATGATGCTTAACGAAGATCAGTCCACATATATTCCTATCGGAGTCAAACACAGACTCACTAATCCCGGCAAAATAGATCTGGAACTTATTGAAGTGCAGACCGGAAGTTATCTTGGAGAAGATGATATTTCACGTTTTGAAGATGTCTACGGACGCTCAAAGGAAATTACCAAGTCGTGA
- a CDS encoding response regulator: MPENAKKTVLVVESSQTQVRIITDHIESLTYFDTVTASSLDQVEEILETSGEDVFIAVLNLNIKGAPDGEAVDYVLSRKIPCIILTSTYDEKIRNRFIEKNVLDYFNKGNRNGLDDMVDMIRRVHSNSDVKVVVAEDNGTARKIMCKLLERLNFNVFAAEDGAKALEYIRANPDVKLLLTDYEMPELDGFELVAEVRKTHFRDQLAILGVSAHDSGAITAKFLKLGANDFLKKPFEVEEFSWRVTNNLNELDRISSIKDAYSRDPLTGFGNMKTFLEQGRELFDSLSKQERTPVLAAFNVDNLLEINSRFGWDAGSAALKKAAANLEQQSLGWLLSARWDGGFIVLAEDPEVLKNDLVAAQTGFAKSAVGVAGERFKATASFAICKTGENNLDATMSKVVTVLVKMQSIGVDSFRFV; encoded by the coding sequence ATGCCCGAGAATGCAAAAAAGACAGTACTTGTTGTTGAAAGCAGTCAGACACAGGTCCGTATTATAACTGATCATATCGAAAGTCTGACTTATTTTGATACAGTAACAGCTTCTTCGCTTGATCAGGTTGAAGAAATTCTTGAAACCAGTGGTGAGGATGTCTTTATTGCCGTTCTTAATTTGAATATCAAAGGAGCTCCGGACGGTGAGGCTGTAGATTATGTTCTTTCACGTAAGATCCCGTGTATTATTTTAACTTCAACTTACGATGAAAAAATCCGCAACCGGTTTATTGAAAAGAATGTGCTTGATTATTTCAACAAGGGAAATCGTAACGGCCTTGACGATATGGTTGATATGATCCGCAGAGTTCATTCAAACAGCGATGTTAAAGTTGTTGTTGCTGAAGATAACGGAACAGCCAGAAAAATTATGTGTAAACTGTTGGAACGGCTCAATTTCAACGTTTTTGCCGCTGAGGACGGAGCCAAAGCTCTAGAGTATATCCGCGCTAATCCTGATGTGAAACTTCTGCTGACTGATTATGAAATGCCTGAGCTTGATGGGTTTGAACTTGTTGCGGAGGTTCGTAAAACTCATTTCAGAGATCAGTTGGCTATTCTCGGCGTTTCTGCTCATGACTCCGGTGCGATTACTGCTAAGTTTCTTAAGCTCGGAGCTAATGACTTTCTTAAAAAACCTTTTGAGGTGGAAGAGTTTTCATGGCGCGTCACTAATAACCTCAATGAACTCGATCGTATCTCTTCAATCAAAGATGCCTACAGCCGTGACCCGCTGACCGGTTTCGGCAATATGAAGACTTTTCTTGAGCAGGGACGTGAACTCTTTGACAGCCTTAGTAAGCAGGAACGTACTCCCGTTTTAGCCGCATTTAATGTGGACAACCTGCTGGAAATAAACTCCCGGTTCGGATGGGATGCAGGTTCTGCCGCTCTAAAAAAAGCTGCTGCGAATCTTGAGCAGCAGTCTCTCGGCTGGTTGCTTTCTGCCCGCTGGGATGGTGGATTTATTGTTTTGGCCGAAGATCCGGAAGTTTTGAAGAATGACCTCGTCGCAGCGCAGACAGGGTTTGCAAAGAGCGCAGTCGGTGTTGCGGGAGAAAGATTTAAAGCAACAGCGTCATTTGCCATTTGCAAAACAGGTGAAAACAATCTTGATGCGACTATGTCAAAAGTTGTTACCGTTCTTGTTAAAATGCAGTCCATCGGAGTGGATTCTTTCCGCTTTGTGTAA